Proteins found in one Takifugu rubripes chromosome 17, fTakRub1.2, whole genome shotgun sequence genomic segment:
- the LOC101069457 gene encoding ATP-binding cassette sub-family A member 1 isoform X2 yields MAVSTQLGLLLWKNFTYRRRQTIQLLIEIIWPLFIFFILISVRTYYPPYEQHECHFPNKAMPSAGTLPWVQGIICNANNPCFRNPTPGESPGMVGNFNDSIISRLLIDAKKILLYTQNDRSYEGYSKLLRALRKMQKNTAHFKLKDFLKDDETLSHFLHRNASLPHHALKQIVEADVNLEKVLTKGFGFHLRDLCNATPLEEFVHIADRNVSRLTQEIICKSSSDWLNKAQSHFLSNLDFFKPIRDVRSDPKVVQEVSAATNYLLENLGALAVEFSSIKSWKDMRREIMFLTANATGSPNQMYQAVSRIVCGHPEGGGLKIKSLNWYEDNNYKALFGNHGNDSDSETRSTYDNSSTPYCNNLMKNMESSPISRMIWRALKPLLMGKILYTPDTPATQRIIHEVNKTFQELGVLRELGGMWDEVKPRILNFIENSEEMDLVRTMLQNNASAAFLNSQLSGTEWRVSDISLFLSKAAKDPRRPGSPYTWRDVFNETDHAIQTISRFMECVNLDKLEPVANEERLVNKSMGLLDNQRFWAGIVFPDIEPSNSTELPAKVNYKIRMDIDNVERTNKIKDSYWDPGPRADPFEDLRYIWGGFSYLQDIIEHGIIRAVTGTTEKIGVYLQQMPYPCYVDDIFLRVMSRSMPLFMTLAWMYSVAIIIKGVVYEKEARLKETMRIMGLNNGILWLSWFISSLIPLLISAGLLVMLLKMGNLLPYSDPGVVFLFLGSFGVVTIMQCFLISTLFSRANLAAACGGIIYFTLYLPYVLCVAWQDYVGFGAKIVVSLLSPVAFGFGCEYFALFEEQGVGIQWSNLLASPLEEDSYNLTTSICLMLFDAVLYGVMTWYIEAVFPGQYGIPRAWYFPFTRTYWCGEKENQNLSSSLSKGNAEVCIEEEPAHIEPGVYIENLVKVYSNGNKLAVDGLSLKFYNGQITSFLGHNGAGKTTTMSILTGLFPPTSGTAYILGKDIRTELSTIRQNLGVCPQHNVLFSMLTVEEHIWFYARLKGLPEEKVKAEMEQIVNDVGLPHKRQSRTSTLSGGMQRKLSVALAFVGGSKVVILDEPTAGVDPYARRGIWDLLLKYRQGRTILLSTHHMDEADILGDRIAIISHGKLCCVGSSLFLKTQLGTGYYLTLVKRDYDLTLQSCRNSASTVSYSKKAEKDSVSESSSDAGLGSEPDSETTTIDVSLISNVIFKHVSEARLVEDLGHELTYVLPYQSAKDGAFVELFHELDDRLTDLGISSYGISDTTLEEIFLKVAEDSGVDSVELSDGVVPTRTRRRHAFGDHQSCLKPFTEDDFDFNDSEGDPDSRETDWLGGTDGKGSYQVKGWSLKRQQFVALLWKRFLYARRSRKGFFAQIVLPAVFVCIALVFSLIVPPFGKYPSLVLDPTMYGEQFAFISNDQPENHHINKLQAALTEKPGFGTRCMDGGPSLDAPCAPAESDWNVPDVSQSVTELFERGNWSVENPSPLCECSCGGRKRMLPECPPGAGGLPPPQMKINDNITLQNLTGRNISDYLVKTYAKIIGKSLKNKIWVNEFRYGGFSLGARQSQLMAHADEMDEAIAALRQRFHLERGTAGDRFFHSLSNFIQGMDTKNIVKIWFNNKGWHSIGSFLNVMNNGILRANLQAGKDPKTFGINAYNHPLNLTKEQLSQVALMTTSVDVLVSICVIFAMSFVPASFVVFLIQERVNKAKHMQFISGVQPFLYWLANFVWDMCNYIVPATLVIVIFVCFQQEAYVSSTNLPVLALLLLLYGWSITPLMYPASFFFKIPSTAYVVLTSVNILIGINGSVSTFVLELFGSNEIGGINDILKNVFLIFPHFCLGRGLIDMVKNQAMADALERFGENRFRSPLAWDMVGKNLFAMAIEGVIFFSITVLIQYHFFFKARSSTSHLKPIGEEDEDVARERQRILSGGGQSDILELRQLTKIYKRKQKPAVDRLCVGIPRGECFGLLGVNGAGKTSTFKMLTGDSMVTGGEAYLASKSVTKEIDEVHQNMGYCPQFDAINDLLTGREHLEFYAILRGVPEKEVCEVADWGIRKLGLMKYVDKAAGSYSGGNMRKLSTAIALIGGPPVVFLDEPTTGMDPKARRALWNAILSIIKEGRSVVLTSHSMEECEALCTRMAIMVNGRFRCLGSVQHLKNRFGDGYTIILRVAGPDPDLRPVMGFIERELPGSTLKEKHRNMLQYQLPTSLTSLARIFSLLSKNKEALSIEDYSVSQTTLDQVFVNFAKDQSDEDHFKEVNLNKRDAVVVDLSQLNPFLTDNSTRESCV; encoded by the exons ATGGCTGTCTCCACTCAGCTGGGTCTGCTGCTTTGGAAGAACTTCACCTACCGGCGAAGACAGACC ATCCAGCTGCTCATTGAAATCATCTGGCCccttttcatcttcttcatcctgATCTCAGTCCGAACCTACTACCCACCTTATGAGCAGCATGAAT GTCACTTCCCCAACAAGGCCATGCCCTCTGCGGGCACGTTGCCCTGGGTGCAAGGCATCATCTGCAACGCTAACAACCCCTGTTTCCGCAATCCCACCCCAGGCGAGAGTCCCGGGATGGTGGGGAACTTCAACGATTCAAT CATCTCCCGCCTGCTGATCGATGCCAAGAAGATCCTGCTGTACACGCAGAACGATCGAAGCTACGAGGGCTACAGCAAACTGTTGAGAGCACTCAGGAAGATGCAGAAGAACACAGCTC ATTTCAAGCTGAAGGACTTTTTGAAGGACGACGAGACCCTCTCGCACTTCCTGCACCGCAACGCCTCGCTGCCCCACCACGCGCTGAAGCAGATCGTGGAGGCCGACGTCAACCTGGAGAAG GTCCTGACCAAAGGCTTCGGCTTCCATCTCAGAGACCTCTGCAACGCGACGCCGCTGGAGGAGTTCGTTCACATTGCTGACCGCAACGTGTCTCGCCTGACCCAAGAAATTATATGCAAGTCCTCCAGTGACTGGCTAAATAAGGCGCAAAGCCACTTTCTGTCCAACCTTGACTTCTTCAAACCGATCCGG GACGTGAGATCAGACCCCAAAGTGGTTCAGGAAGTCTCAGCTGCCACCAACTATCTTCTAGAGAACCTTGGGGCTCTGGCTGTGGAG TTTTCCAGCATCAAGAGTTGGAAGGATATGCGCAGGGAGATCATGTTCCTGACTGCCAATGCCACAGGCTCTCCAAACCAGATGTACCAGGCCGTTTCCCGTATTGTTTGCGGGCATCCTGAAGGGGGCGGCTTGAAAATCAAGTCACTCAACTGGTATGAGGACAACAACTACAAGGCCTTGTTTGGAAATCATGGCAACGACAGTGACAGTGAGACCCGGTCGACCTACGACAACTCCTCAA CCCCCTACTGCAACAACCTGATGAAGAACATGGAGTCCAGCCCCATTTCCAGGATGATCTGGAGGGCGCTGAAGCCTCTGCTCATGGGGAAGATCCTTTATACCCCAGACACTCCAGCGACCCAGCGAATAATCCACGAG gttaATAAGACCTTCCAGGAACTTGGCGTCTTAAGGGAACTCGGCGGCATGTGGGACGAGGTGAAACCCCGCATTTTAAACTTCATCGAGAACAGCGAGGAAATGGATTTGGTTCGG ACCATGCTGCAGAACAACGCCAGCGCCGCTTTCTTGAATTCTCAGCTCAGTGGGACCGAGTGGCGTGTGTCGGATATATCGCTGTTCCTGTCCAAGGCCGCAAAGGACCCCCGGCGGCCTGGTTCCCCTTACACCTGGAGAGACGTCTTCAACGAGACCGATCATGCCATACAGACCATCTCCCGCTTCATGGAG TGCGTGAACCTCGACAAACTGGAGCCGGTAGCAAATGAAGAGAGGCTGGTCAATAAGTCCATGGGGCTTCTGGACAACCAGAGATTCTGGGCCGGAATCGTGTTTCCCGATATCGAGCCGAGCAACAGCACCGAGCTGCCTGCCAAAGTCAACTACAAGATCCGTATGGACATCGATAATGTGGAGAGGACGAACAAGATTAAAGATAG CTATTGGGACCCTGGTCCCAGGGCAGATCCCTTTGAGGACCTCCGGTATATATGGGGCGGATTTTCCTACCTGCAGGACATCATCGAGCATGGAATTATTCGAGCTGTCACCGGCACCACGGAGAAGATCGGCGTGTACCTTCAGCAGATGCCCTACCCGTGCTACGTGGATGACAT TTTCCTGCGCGTGATGAGCAGATCGATGCCTCTCTTCATGACCTTGGCGTGGATGTACTCGGTAGCCATCATCATCAAGGGCGTGGTGTACGAGAAGGAAGCCCGGCTGAAGGAGACGATGAGGATCATGGGACTGAACAATGGAATCCTGTGGCTCAGCTGGTTCATCAGCAGTTTAATCCCGCTCTTGATCAGCGCCGGCCTGCTGGTGATGCTCCTGAAG ATGGGAAACCTGCTGCCCTACAGCGATCCGGGAGTGGTGTTTCTGTTCCTGGGCTCCTTTGGTGTCGTGACCATCATGCAGTGCTTCCTCATCAGCACGCTGTTCTCTCGGGCCAACTTGGCAGCTGCCTGCGGTGGGATCATATACTTCACCCTCTACCTGCCCTATGTGCTGTGTGTCGCCTGGCAAGACTACGTGGGCTTCGGAGCCAAAATCGTAGTG agtcTTCTCTCCCCTGTGGCTTTTGGGTTCGGTTGTGAATACTTTGCCTTGTTTGAGGAGCAAGGCGTGGGCATCCAGTGGTCCAACCTACTGGCCAGCCCTCTGGAGGAAGACAGCTACAACCTGACCACCTCCATCTGCCTCATGCTGTTTGACGCCGTGCTCTATGGCGTGATGACCTGGTACATCGAAGCCGTCTTCCCTG GTCAGTACGGAATCCCACGGGCTTGGTATTTCCCTTTCACAAGAACCTACTGGTGCGGAGAAAAGGAGAACCAGAATCTTTCTTCATCCTTGTCAAAGGGCAATGCTGAAG TGTGCATCGAGGAGGAGCCAGCTCACATCGAGCCCGGTGTCTACATCGAAAACCTGGTAAAGGTTTACAGCAATGGAAACAAGCTGGCTGTTGACGGACTGTCCCTGAAGTTCTATAATGGACAGATAACCTCCTTCCTCGGCCACAATGGAGCCGGCAAGACCACGACCAT gTCCATCTTGACGGGCCTGTTTCCACCGACCTCTGGCACGGCCTACATCCTCGGCAAAGACATCCGTACCGAACTGAGCACCATTCGGCAGAACCTCGGCGTGTGTCCCCAGCACAACGTTCTTTTTAGCAT GCTGACGGTGGAGGAGCACATTTGGTTCTACGCCCGTCTGAAGGGCCTGCcggaggagaaggtgaaggcAGAGATGGAGCAAATCGTCAACGACGTCGGTCTGCCTCACAAACGACAGTCCCGCACCAGCACACTGTCGG GAGGGATGCAGAGGAAGCTCTCTGTGGCTCTGGCTTTTGTGGGAGGCTCCAAAGTCGTCATCCTGGACGAACCAACTGCTGGTGTTGATCCTTACGCCCGCAGGGGAATCTGGGACCTGCTGCTGAAATACAGACAAG gCCGCACCATCCTGCTCTCCACGCACCACATGGATGAGGCCGACATCCTCGGCGACCGCATCGCCATCATTTCCCACGGCAAGCTGTGCTGCGTCGGCTCCTCGCTCTTCCTGAAGACCCAACTGGGGACGGGCTACTACCTGACCCTGGTCAAAAGAGATTACGACTTGACCCTTCAGTCCTGCAGGAACTCCGCCAGTACCGTCTCGTACAGCAAGAAGGCAGAAAAG GACAGCGTGTCAGAGAGCAGTTCAGATGCCGGTCTTGGCAGCGAACCCGATAGTGAAACCACCACAATCG atgtgtccCTCATCTCCAATGTGATTTTCAAGCACGTCTCGGAAGCTCGCCTGGTCGAGGACCTCGGTCACGAGCTCACCTATGTCTTGCCGTACCAGTCAGCTAAAGACGGAGCCTTCGTTGAGCTCTTCCACGAACTAGATGACCGGCTCACCGATCTGGGCATTTCCAGCTATGGAATATCTGACACCACACTAGAAGAG ATTTTCCTGAAGGTGGCCGAGGACAGTGGAGTGGATTCTGTTGAGCTCTCAG ATGGAGTTGTGCCCACCAGGACTCGCCGTCGTCATGCTTTCGGAGACCACCAGAGCTGCCTGAAGCCCTTCACCGAGGATGACTTTGATTTCAACGACTCTGAAGGTGACCCAG ACTCCCGGGAGACCGACTGGCTCGGCGGAACAGACGGCAAAGGTTCCTACCAGGTTAAAGGCTGGAGTCTGAAGAGACAGCAGTTCGTGGCACTACTGTGGAAGCGGTTCCTCTACGCTCGTCGATCCAGGAAAGGCTTCTTTGCTCAG ATTGTTCTGCcggctgtgtttgtctgcattgctctggtgttcagcCTGATCGTTCCTCCCTTCGGGAAGTACCCAAGTCTGGTTCTGGATCCCACCATGTATGGAGAACAGTTCGCCTTCATCAG TAATGACCAACCTGAAAACCATCACATCAACAAGTTACAAGCAGCTCTCACAGAAAAACCAGGATTTGGAACTCGATGCATGGATGGAGGACCTTCACT GGACGCGCCGTGTGCACCAGCTGAGTCAGATTGGAACGTCCCAGATGTCTCCCAAAGTGTGACAGAGCTATTTGAGAGAGGCAACTGGTCGGTGGAGAACCCGTCTCCGCTTTGTGAGTGCAGCTGTGGCGGCCGAAAGAGGATGCTTCCAGAGTGTCCTCCCGGTGCTGGTGGACTTCCGCCACCTCAG ATGAAGATCAATGACAACATCACCCTGCAGAACCTGACTGGCAGGAACATTTCAGACTACCTTGTGAAAACATATGCAAAGATTATCGGCAAGAG CCTGAAGAACAAGATCTGGGTCAACGAGTTTAG ATACGGTGGATTTTCATTGGGAGCCAGACAATCTCAGCTGATGGCGCACGCAGATGAAATGGATGAGGCGATTGCTGCGCTGAGGCAACGCTTCCATCTGGAAAGA GGAACTGCAGGCGATCGATTCTTCCACAGTCTCTCTAATTTTATCCAAGGAATGGATACCAAGAATATCGTCAAG ATTTGGTTCAACAACAAAGGCTGGCACAGTATCGGCTCTTTCCTCAACGTGATGAACAACGGGATCCTGCGGGCAAACCTGCAAGCTGGCAAAGACCCCAAAACGTTCGGCATCAATGCATACAATCACCCGCTTAACCTCACCAAGGAGCAGCTGTCGCAGGTGGCGCT GATGACAACATCGGTCGACGTGCTGGTTTCCATCTGCGTGATCTTCGCCATGTCCTTCGTGCCAGCGAGTTTTGTCgtcttcctcatccaggagAGAGTGAACAAAGCCAAACACATGCAGTTCATCAGCGGAGTGCAGCCGTTCCTCTACTGGCTGGCCAACTTTGTTTGGGACATG TGCAACTACATTGTTCCGGCTACGCTGGTCATCGTcatctttgtgtgtttccaaCAAGAGGCCTACGTCTCCTCCACGAACCTGCCcgtcctggctctgctgctgctgctctacgg GTGGTCCATCACCCCTCTGATGTACCCAGCCTCGTTCTTCTTTAAGATCCCCAGCACAGCCTACGTGGTTCTAACCAGCGTGAACATACTGATCGGAATCAACGGCAGCGTCTCTACGTTCGTGCTGGAGCTGTTTGGAAGCAAT GAGATTGGCGGCATCAACGACATCCTGAAGAACGTGTTCCTCATCTTCCCGCATTTCTGTCTGGGCAGAGGGTTGATTGACATGGTGAAGAATCAGGCGATGGCCGACGCCTTGGAAAGATTTG GTGAAAACCGCTTCCGATCACCTCTGGCCTGGGACATGGTGGGAAAGAACCTGTTTGCGATGGCCATAGAGGGCGTGATCTTCTTCAGCATTACTGTTCTTATTCAGTACCACTTCTTCTTCAAGGCCAG GTCATCGACAAGCCATCTAAAACCTATCGGAGAAGAAGACGAGGACGTGGCTAGAGAGCGGCAGAGGATCCTGAGCGGCGGTGGGCAGTCGGACATCTTGGAGCTCCGACAGCTAACCAAGATTTACAAGCGCAAGCAGAAGCCGGCCGTGGACAGGCTGTGTGTTGGCATCCCACGTGGCGAG TGTTTTGGTTTGCTGGGGGTAAACGGGGCAGGTAAAACCAGCACTTTTAAAATGCTGACTGGTGACTCGATGGTGACCGGTGGAGAGGCCTATCTGGCCAGCAAAAG TGTAACAAAAGAGATCGATGAGGTGCACCAGAATATGGGATACTGCCCCCAGTTCGACGCCATAAACGACCTGCTGACGGGCAGAGAACACCTCGAGTTCTACGCCATCTTGAGAGGAGTCCCAGAGAAAGAAGTCTGTGAG GTGGCAGACTGGGGCATCCGAAAGCTGGGCTTAATGAAATATGTGGACAAGGCAGCGGGCAGCTACAGTGGAGGGAACATGAGGAAACTGTCTACAGCCATCGCTTTGATAGGAGGACCGCCTGTCGTCTTTTTG GATGAACCGACAACAGGCATGGACCCTAAAGCGCGGCGTGCCCTGTGGAACGCCATCCTGAGCATCATTAAAGAGGGACGATCTGTCGTCCTAACATCTCACAG CATGGAGGAATGCGAAGCGCTCTGCACCAGAATGGCCATCATGGTCAACGGCAGGTTCCGCTGCCTGGGCAGCGTGCAACACCTCAAAAACAG GTTTGGCGATGGCTACACCATCATCCTGCGGGTGGCCGGACCAGATCCAGATCTCCGACCGGTGATGGGATTCATTGAGCGGGAGCTGCCCGGCAGCACGCTGAAGGAGAAGCACCGCAACATGCTGCAGTACCAGCTGCCCACCTCCCTCACCTCTCTTGCACGCATCTTCTCCCTGCTCTCTAAGAACAAGGAGGCCCTCAGCATCGAGGACTACTCCGTTTCCCAGACAACTCTGGACCAA GTGTTTGTAAATTTCGCCAAGGACCAAAGCGATGAAGACCATTTCAAAGAAGTGAATCTGAACAAGCGGGACGCTGTCGTTGTGGATCTCTCACAGCTGAACCCTTTCCTCACGGACAATAGCACCAGGGAGAGCTGCGTCTGA